The following coding sequences are from one Heliomicrobium undosum window:
- a CDS encoding DUF2642 domain-containing protein, translating into MLFSALAASDNGLVSTIESPCLQRLQGNTCGLSAPNPQSGYSGLHPIVQPAYVNQMPVAFTPIYTASAVPQPSQYVSLIDPVFIDHVTRHMGQQMTVMTTAGKLEGVLTGVAVDHIQLNIDKDKALHVRIAQIVYFECFSISYR; encoded by the coding sequence ATGCTTTTTTCTGCCCTCGCTGCCAGCGATAACGGTCTTGTTTCTACCATCGAATCACCTTGTCTGCAAAGGCTGCAGGGCAACACCTGCGGCCTTTCTGCGCCAAACCCGCAAAGCGGTTACAGCGGTCTCCATCCGATTGTTCAGCCCGCTTACGTCAATCAGATGCCTGTTGCCTTCACACCGATTTACACGGCGTCGGCAGTGCCCCAGCCATCCCAATACGTGAGCCTGATCGACCCCGTTTTCATCGATCATGTGACGCGGCATATGGGTCAACAGATGACTGTCATGACAACGGCTGGAAAACTGGAAGGTGTGTTGACCGGCGTTGCCGTTGACCACATCCAACTGAATATTGACAAAGACAAAGCCCTCCATGTACGCATCGCCCAAATCGTATATTTTGAATGTTTTTCTATTTCCTATCGATAA
- a CDS encoding aldehyde dehydrogenase family protein → MNNAQPLGLLIDGAWVMTEDLLEVRDKYSGELLARVSQAGEGETAAAVTAARRALERPLTAQQRYGILMKTRELLLANREELGHLIAAEAGKPLKDALAEVGRAAETIRLSAEEALRITGETVPVEAFPGSENRMAFTIRVPVGVVCAISPFNYPLNLLCHKVGPAIAAGNAVVAKPASTTPLSALSLARLMQEAGLPEGWLNMVVGPGWTVGEWLLENPGIDYYTFTGSYAVGKRLRERAGLRKVTLELGANSGTIVHKDADLELAARQCARMAFANAGQICISVQRILVHEAIADAFARELVARTKELVVGNPLDMTTDVGPLICEQEAERVVEWIDDAIKGGAHLLTGGTRQGALVQPAVLTDVQTGMRVWCQEIFGPVACLATYKTLDEAIERINDSEYGLQAGVFTGSIDVALRCAREIRVGGVIINDVSTYRADNMPYGGVKHSGSGKEGPAYAVREMTESRIVVFNHRPPKD, encoded by the coding sequence ATGAACAATGCGCAACCGCTCGGGCTGCTCATCGACGGCGCCTGGGTGATGACAGAAGACCTGCTCGAAGTCCGCGACAAATACTCCGGCGAACTGCTGGCCCGCGTCAGCCAGGCCGGTGAAGGCGAAACGGCAGCGGCGGTGACGGCGGCGCGGCGCGCGCTGGAACGGCCGCTGACAGCCCAGCAGCGCTATGGCATCCTGATGAAGACGCGCGAACTCCTCCTGGCCAACCGCGAGGAGTTAGGTCATCTGATCGCCGCCGAAGCGGGAAAACCGCTCAAAGACGCCCTGGCCGAGGTGGGAAGGGCCGCCGAGACCATCCGCCTCTCCGCCGAGGAGGCCTTGCGCATCACCGGCGAAACCGTCCCTGTGGAAGCTTTTCCAGGCTCGGAAAACCGCATGGCCTTCACCATCCGCGTGCCCGTCGGCGTCGTCTGCGCCATCAGTCCCTTTAACTACCCCTTGAACCTGCTCTGCCACAAGGTCGGCCCTGCCATTGCCGCCGGCAACGCCGTGGTGGCCAAACCGGCCTCGACGACACCCCTCTCGGCGCTCTCCCTCGCCCGGCTCATGCAGGAAGCCGGCCTGCCGGAGGGCTGGCTGAACATGGTCGTCGGCCCCGGCTGGACTGTCGGCGAGTGGCTCCTGGAGAACCCCGGCATCGACTACTACACCTTCACCGGCTCCTATGCTGTCGGAAAACGGCTCCGCGAACGGGCCGGCCTGCGCAAAGTGACCCTGGAGTTGGGCGCCAACTCGGGCACTATCGTACATAAAGACGCCGACCTGGAACTAGCCGCCCGGCAGTGTGCCCGCATGGCTTTCGCCAACGCCGGTCAGATCTGCATCTCCGTCCAGCGCATCCTCGTCCATGAAGCCATCGCTGACGCTTTCGCCCGTGAACTGGTCGCCCGGACGAAGGAACTGGTCGTCGGCAACCCACTGGACATGACCACCGACGTGGGTCCCCTCATCTGCGAGCAGGAAGCCGAACGGGTCGTCGAATGGATCGACGATGCGATCAAGGGAGGCGCTCATTTGCTCACAGGCGGAACCCGGCAGGGCGCCCTGGTGCAGCCCGCAGTACTCACCGATGTGCAGACAGGGATGCGCGTCTGGTGCCAGGAGATCTTCGGCCCTGTCGCCTGCCTGGCCACCTACAAAACCCTCGATGAAGCCATTGAGCGCATCAACGACTCCGAATACGGCTTGCAGGCCGGCGTGTTCACGGGCTCCATCGACGTGGCCCTCCGCTGCGCCCGGGAGATCCGGGTGGGCGGCGTGATCATCAACGACGTATCCACCTACCGGGCCGACAACATGCCCTATGGCGGCGTCAAACACAGCGGCTCGGGCAAGGAAGGCCCGGCCTACGCCGTCCGGGAGATGACGGAAAGCCGCATCGTTGTTTTTAACCACCGACCGCCGAAGGACTAA